The sequence CCCTCCATTATAACGAAGTCTGCATCAACCTCATTTGCAAGCTGGGCTCCCTTCTTCATGTTGGTTATGAAAACATCCCCAACCATTCCACCACCACATCTTCTACATCCTATGGTTAAAATACGGCTCATAAGTGCATCTTCCCAGTGATCAGATGCTGCATGAACTCCCTTATCGGACTGTTCCATTAGGTACTCGGGTGTTATTTCGATCTTGTCGCCGTGAACTATCTCAGGTTCTTCAGGACCTCCACGTCCCATTGCAACCACACAGGGGTTGTAATTCTCTTTGTGTATGAGTCTAGCTGCGTATGCAGATACTGCGGTTTTCCCTATCCTTTTTCCAGTTCCAAGGATCTTGAGGGATGGTTTTTTCAGCACATCATGCTCTGAAAGTGGGTAGAACTTGAAATCAGGGCCTTCGTAGGGCACTCCCATGTCAAGAACAAGTGATGCAATCTTGAACCTCTTTGAGTAATCAACTATGGGTTCATCACTCAGATCCATGACCACATCAGCGTCGTAATCCCTCACAACTTCGATTATTGTTTCGTAGGGTATTTTGTGGGGGTCTTCACCGAAGTGAACTGGTCTTCCAAGTTTTTCAACAACACCCTCCTCTGAGTCTTCCCTTAGCTTTTCTGTACCTCCTATAAAAACAACTGCAACGATTTCGTTGTGTTCAAGGCTGTCAAGTGTGTCCAGTGCTGATTTTGTGACGGGAAGGTAGTGCTCTCCATCAACCAAGCATACCATATTTTTTATAGCTTTCATGGTAGTACATCCATTTTTTTAAAACAAACATCAATGAATTGGCTTTTTAAATTAGTATATTCTTAATAAATATTTATAGGTGCTGTAACAATGGGTTGAGGGACACTCCTTCGAAGGAGTGGAATGGAAACTGCCTCACTCTAAATCTGTAGGGAATATGTAAAAACTTATAAAAACGATTTATAGAGGATCATTTATTAAATAGATTTAAATAAAGATGATAATTAAAATAAGGGTTTAAATATATGTATGGAACAAAACTTATAGAGATTTTAAGCTTATAAATGGATTTTAAGAACTTACAGAACATTTGTTTTAAATATAAATGATGTTATCAGAGTTTCAAATCATCACGTTATTCATGGTTTACAATTAAGATACTTATAATAACGTGGGATAATGAATGATAATGATTAGCGTGATGATTAAATTAACCTGAATCCTTTTTACACCTTCAAACTTATTTTAAAGCAATTAAAGTTTTACTTTTTCTTTCTGATACTTCAGAGAATTTTCATCCTGGAATTTGAGCAATTCCTTCTTTGATCGTTTTACAAGCTCTGCAAGACCGTTTGAGATGTTTGAAGAACTTCCACCATTGTTGTTTGCAATTATCTCAGAAATTGCACTGGATAATACGAAAATAGCGTGTTTATGTTCGGCTTTAGTTCTGTGAATGTGGTGGGGGCTTATATGAAGACAGAGGTACTCCTTGCACTCATCTTTCACTTCATATTCATCATCAAGATACTTCAAAACGTATACCAGAAACTGATGCAGTTGTATGAGCTCATCCTTGTACATATTTACCAGACACCTCTTACATTTTCCTTAATTTAATTATTAAGATTCATTTGGGCATGTTATATATACCTTGGTACCGTACATCTATAAAAGAAGCAATAAGGACTATTTGTTCAATATTAACAAGTATTTTCATGCCAATACGATCTTTAGTATCTATTACAGATAAAGTTTTTGTAGGTAAAAATTTTATGTGTTGTGGATTAAGAGGAGTTAAGAGAACCTAAATAACAATTCAACCATAATTAGTAATATACTCATGTAAACAGGAAGTTCTATAATGAATGAAGGAGTATAGATCACTGGTTGATTTCTTAAGAACGGATCAATTAGATACCTTTGGAATTAGGATATATTGATTGGAATCTACCTTAAAAATGAAGTTCAGTTTCATCAACCAATGTAATCCCCTAATTCACAATATTTTCTAACCATTTAATTCACTAAAAAAAATCAGATCAGGGTTACATATTAAATTTAGAAGCTACATAAAATTAGCAGTACAACAATTGTACCAACATAAGATCAATTTAAAAAAATCTATTTCAAATATCATTCAAGCTTTATTTTATAATAATAGTTTAATAATAATAGTTAAATCAAGTTGTGGTACCATGGAAATCATAGAATTAACTGATAAAAAAAGGGATGAACTTTTAAAACGTTCAGAACTTGATGATGCTGATGTTGCAGGCATCGTTGGTGATATAATCAATGATGTGAGAAACAGGGGTGATGAGGCACTTAAACACTACACAGAAAAGTTTGACAAGGTTAAACTTGAAGATCTAAGGGTTGAATCATCATCAATAAACAAGAAAAACTTCAACATTGAGGATAAGGTTTTAAATGCCCTTAAAAAGGCTTCAAAAAATATAAAAAAGTTTCACAAGGCTCAAATACCTGAAGAATGGTCAATTGAGGTTGATGAAGGCATAAACGCCGGGCAGATAATCAGGCCCCTGGACTCAGTTGGATGCTACATTCCAGGTGGCAGGGCCATATACCCCTCAACCATACTCATGACAGTGATACCTGCAAAGATGGCCGGTGTTAAAAGGGTTATATGCTGCACCCCTCCCCAGCCAGACGGCACTGTCAGTGACATAATCCTTGCAGCAGCAAGCATAGCAGGTATTAATGAAATATACATGGTTGGAGGTGCCCAAGCAGTGGCTGCAATGGCCTATGGAACAGAAACCATACCAAAGGTTGATAAAATAGTTGGACCCGGAAACGTATTCGTCACAGCAGCAAAGAAAATGGTTTACGGGGCAGTGGATATTGATTTTCCTGCAGGTCCATCAGAGGTTCTCATAATCGCAGATGAAACTGCCAATCCCGAGTACGTTGCACTTGACATGATGGCCCAGGCAGAGCACGACCCAAACGCAGCATCAGTCCTTGTAACAGATTCCATGGAAACTGCAGAGGCAGTCAATGCTGAAATTCAGGAGAAAATCGGATCCATGGAGCGCAGTGAGATCATAACTGAATCCCTCCAGAAGTACGGTAGGATAGTCTTAACAGAATCCATTGAAGAGGCAGTTGACTTTTCAAATGATTACGGTCCCGAACACCTTATAATCACAACTGAAAACCCTGAAAAACAGCTGGAATCCATAACTAATGCTGGATCAATATTTTTAGGCCAGCTCACACCTGTTGCAGCAGGGGACTACGGCTCTGGAACCAACCATGTTCTCCCAACATCTGGCTGTGCCAGGATGTACTCAGGACTCTCTACAGAATCCTTCATAAAGAAACCAACTGTACAAAGACTATCAGAAAAGGGAGTTCTAAGTCTTAAGGATGTTATCATTGATCTTGCAGAGTACGAGGGCCTATATGCACATGCAGAGTCCTTCAAAAAACGTCTGGATCATGGGAAGGAGCAAGAAAGATTGAAGTAATGCAAAGATCTTGCAACTTTAACCTATATTTGGTATCTCTCCTTTCTAAACCATATTCAGAATTATAAACTGATATAAATAGGAATAATTAAAGAAATGATGGTTGAAGAAGAATCTTGAGTTCTATTTTTATTTACTGCAATTGGTTATATACTGGTTGGGATAAACTATTGATAGAATATTTCATATTCTTTTGAGATTTTTATAAAAATTTTTTTATAAAAAAAATTCTGCAGATTGAATGTTGCTAAGAGTTTTAACTTGAAGGATACTTGATGAAACACTTCATGAACTATTTAAATTTATAAAATCATTTAAAAGACTTAAAAATGGTTTTAGATCATTTGTTAGAGGTGAATTACATTGACAGATTCATTGGAAAACTGGAGAAGAACTCACTACACAAAAAACGTTAAACCCGAGATAAACGGTGAAGAGATAGTGCTCATGGGATGGGTACACGAGATAAGAGACCTCGGTGGAATAATATTCGTCCTTTTAAGGGATAGGGATGGGCTGATACAGATAACAGCTCCAAGTAAAAAGGTTTCACCAGAACTCTTTGAGGAGATCAAGAAACTCAAAAAAGAAGGAGTACTCGCAGTCAGAGGACTGGTTCAGGAATCAGGAAAAGCACCAAACGGTGTTGAAATCATTCCGGAGGAAATAAAACTCCTAAACGAATCCAAACTGCCCTTACCCCTTGACACAACAGGTAACACCCACGCCGAAATTGACACAAGACTTGATTCAAGGTTCTTAGACCTTAGAAAACACAACGTCAGTGCAATATTCAAGATAAAAAGCAGGATGTTCCATTCAATAAGAAACTTCCTGGAATCCAGAGGATACCTTGAAATCAACACTCCAAAACTCGTTGCATCTGCAACAGAGGGAGGTACAGAACTCTTCCCAATAACCTACTTCGAGAGGGAAGCATTCCTTGGTCAGAGCCCACAGCTCTACAAGCAGATGATGATGGGTTCAGGTTTCGACAAGGTATTTGAAATAGCACCTATATTCCGTGCAGAGGAACACGACACCCTCAGACACCTAAACGAAGCAATATCCATAGATGTGGAAACAGCCTTCACAGACAATGAGGATGCAATGAACATACTTGAGGAACTGGTGTGCAAGGCAATCACTGACGTTAAAGAACACTGTGAAGACGCCCTCAAAACCCTTGAAGTGGAGTTAGAGGTACCAGAAACCCCATTCAAACGTGTGACCTACGACGAGGTCATTGACATAGTCAACTCCAAGGGAGTTGCAATGAGACACGGAGAAGACCTTTCAAGGGCAGCTGAAAAAGCCCTTGGAGAAGTTATGGATGATTACTACTTCATAACAGAATGGCCAACATCCATAAAACCATTCTACGTAATGCCTGGATTTGAAGACCCAGAAAAGAGCTGTGCTTTCGACTTGATGTACAAGGACCTTGAAATATCTTCAGGAGCAATGCGGGTGCACCAGCACGACCTGCTCCTTGAGAAGATCAAAAAACAGGGCCTCAACCCAGATTCCTTCAGCAGATACCTTGCAGCATTCGAATATGGAATGCCGCCACATGCTGGCTGGGGACTTGGAGCAGAAAGGTTCACAATGTGCCTGACTGGTGCAAAGAACATAAGGGAAACAGTGCTCTTCCCAAGGGACAGAAGGCGGTTAACACCGTAAAAAGGTAAACTCCTTAAATGGAGTTCAAACCTTTTAAATCATTTTTTTTTTATTATACTAACTGTTAACACGGAATTAGAACTACTTTTAAATCAAATATTAAATTAAATACCAAATTTTATCATTTGAATTTTATTATCAACATCAATTACAGTAAAAAAATTAACAATAAATGTGTAGAGGGATTTAAACGTGAAAACATATGATGTGGCTGTTGTTGGAGGGGGACCTGCAGGTATGATGGCTGCAATCCGCGCAGCAGAACTTAAAAAAAATGTGGTGCTCGTTGAGAGAAACGATAAACTCGGTAAAAAACTTCTCATAACCGGAAGTGGTAGATGTAACCTCACAAACACTGCAGATACCACGGACTTTCTGAAAAAATTCGGTAAAAAGGGTTCATTTCTAAGATCAGCCTTCAAAACATTTTCAAACAGGGACACAATGGAATTCTTCAAATCCCGCGGCCTGGATCTGAAGGTTGAAGAGGGAGGCAGGGTTTTCCCGGTTACAGATGATGCAGGTTCTGTTCTGAACCTTTTAAAATCGTCTTTAAGAGAATCAAATGTTTCAGTTCTTTACAATCACAGGCTCTCCCATATGGATGTTCTGGGAGGTGATGGACCCTCCTTCAAGCTGAACTTTGACAGCAACTCATTCATGGCACACCGTGTTGTTCTTGCAACTGGAGGAGCTTCCTACCCTGCAACGGGATCCTCAGGTGACGGCTTCAGAATTGTCAGCGAACTTGGCCACAAGGTGGTTCCATTAAAACCAGGTTCTGTACCCCTGAAAACAAGGGAGAAATGGATATGGGATCTTCAGGGAACAGCCCTTGAGAAGGTTGGCCTTAAATTTAAGAGGGGTAAAAAGAAGGTTGCCTCTGGTGAAGGAGATCTTATTTTCACCCACTTTGGAGTTTCAGGGCCAGGAGTTCTTGATCTCAGTGGAAGTGTTGTTCAGGCACTTGAAGATGGAGAGGTTCAGCTCTTCATGGATCTGAAACCTGAAACTGGAATGGAAGCCCTTGAAGAGGAACTCTTAAAGGACTTTGAGGCACATGGAAAAACTTACCTTAAGAATTTTATGAAGTTTTTAATGCCTAACCGATTAATCCCAGTGTTTCTAGAACTTGTAGGGGTTGATCCAAATAAAAGCCTCAACCAGGTAAGTAAAAAAGAGAGAAATTCATTGCTCAACCTCTTAAAATCAATGCCCTTAACCGTGACAGGATCTTTGCCACTTAAAAATGCCATGGTAACGTGTGGGGGTATTTCAAAGAGAGAAATAGATCCTCAAAGTATGGAATCCCGGATATGCTCTGGACTTTACTTTGCAGGTGAGTTAATAGATCTCTGTGCACCTACAGGTGGTTACAACCTCCAGGAAGCCTTTTCAACAGGTTACCTTGCAGGTGAGAGTGCAGCAGGATTGGATAAATGACATCCTTGAAACCGGATTGAGGGAATGAAACCTTGAAGTAATTCAAGTTAGAACCCTTAAAATTTAAAAATTCTTTTTTTTAATCTATGATACTCCTCATGCGAAATACCTTTTCACTATGAATCCCAAGGGCTCCAAGTAAAAAGCCACCACCGCTGATGGACACAGCCACAGAGAGGAATCCAAAAACACTGAGATTGACGAAGCCCCATGGACTTTTTGGTAGGAACAGATCTATTGCAACCATCAACACACTGGATATTGTGCCACTGACTCCACCTACAAGAATGTAGTCATCCTTTGATTCTGCAACGTAGTTTGCAGTGAAACCTGCTACAACATTGGACAGTAGTATTCCAATACCTGAAAGATCTGCGTAGGTTGAAAAAAGAGAAAAAAGTGCACCTGTAAGGCTACCCAAAGTTATTGGTGCTAATATATTTTTTTTTAGACATTGATAGTGCCTTTATTTCTTTAAGTAGTTTGTTCCTTCAATTTAAATCTTTTTAAAAGGAATTATATTATAAAAAAAATAGGGTTGTAGAAGGTTTGGTTCTTTCTACATTTGCATCTATTTGGGTAACCTCTGTTTATTTACCCTTACCATTCACGTAGGCTTCTACTGTCCTTGATGCGAAGTAGAATATGACTATGGCTCCAACGATCCATGTGAAGTTGGTTACAACGGTGTTTGCTGAAGTTCCAGTTATCTTAGCTCCTTCAAAGGTTACAATGGGCACAAATGTTAAATACACTGTTATAAATGCACCTGTAAGAGCTTTTCGCACCTCTCCTGTGTCGAAGGGCGAAGTTCCTGACATGTAGTTTGCAACGAGCAGTATTCCAAAGAAGGTTACAATACCCATTCCTATGAATATCCACTGCATGTGAAGTCCAAGGAGAAAAACAACAAGTGGAATTATCAGAAGATCCATTACTCCAATGATACTTATCATTTTAAGACTGTTGTACCATTTTTTCCGCCTGGAATTTTTCACCTGTCTTAAGAAGTTATCCTTTTCCCTTTCAGCCTTTTTATTTTCTTTATCAAGCCATTCAACCTTTTTTTCAAGGTCCTCATTTTCCTTGGTTAGCTTCTCGATCTTCAATCTGTCAAGTTCACGGATCTGTTCTATCAACTCTTCCTTTTCCATTTGAAGTTTCTCAAGTTCATTTCCCAACTCTTTATTTTCAGCTTCTGTCATATTTTTTCCCTCAGTCCGTATTGTGACATTCAATTGCTCGTTAGCTTAATTTTCTATTTAACTTTTCATTTATCTTATTAATCTTTATTTAACATGATATTTAAGTTTATAATATTATTAAATTTCAGAGGGTTCCTTTAGAAGGATACTCTTAACAAAAAAACGCCCCGAAAATAATTTTTTTTATAAAATCTTTTGAAAACATGATCTCAGTTCAATATTTCTTTGTTGGGGAATGTTTGAAATAAGCATAATAAAAGGGAGGGTGAACACTAAAAACAAAAAAAATCAGAATGAAAAAAATGTAGAAACAATTGAATCCAGTTTTTTCATGAAATAAAATAAAATCGAAGCATGTTTTTCCATGGAATAATGCATAAAATAAAAAGTGCTGAAGGGTGATACCCTTCAAATTTATTTAATCAACAAATATTTATCTCAAACTGCATCAAAGCATCAGTGGGATGATTTCAATTTCATTGATCTTTCTGATGGCTGCAGAAGGTCGCTGGATTTTCCTTCTTTTAACATGAGCCTCATATCAACGGCTAATGCTCCTTCTCCCTCATCAAAGACCATCAATGGGTTGATTTCAAATTCGTTGATCTCTGGGAAGTCTGTGACAAGCTTTGAAATCCTGAGTATTATATCAAGGATTGCTTCAACATCCTTTGGATTATCCCCACGAGCACCTTCAAGGAGTTCATGTGTTTTGATTCCACTTATCATTTCCTCTGCCTCTATATCATTTACAGGGGCAATTGCGAATTTAACATCCTTCAGGACTTCCACGTATATACCGCCCAGTCCAAACATGAGCATTGGACCAAAGGCAGGGTCCTGAACCATACCGATGATGACCTCGGTACCACCAGACAACATCTTCTGTAACTGAACACCTTCAAGGGTGGCTTCAGGTTCCTTCTTAGGTATGTTCTCCATCATGTCCTCGTAGGCTGCCCTGACTTCATCTGCATTGTTGAGGTTGAGTTTGATTCCACCAACATCTGATTTGTGTGATATCTGTGGGGAAACGATCTTCATAACCAGTGGGTAACCGATTTCCTCAGCAGCCTTTACAGTGTCTTCAACCGTTGTTGTGATGGCTGTGCCCACTGTTGGAATTCCGTATGCCTTCAGTATGTCGAAGGATTCAAGACCAAGTGTGTGCATGCCCTTTTCCTTGGCATCTTCAATTATGTTTTTAACTGTAACCTTGTCAACGTTGAATTCAGGGGCTTTAGGATACTCCTGTTCCTTGATAATACTGTAATCGTAGAGTTTTTTCATACTCTTTACAGCACGTTTAGGGTAGAGGTAGTTGGGTACCTGTTCTTCAGCCAGAAGTTTTTCAGCACCTTCAAAGCTGGTTCCTCCAAAGAAACTGCATAAAATTGGTTTTTCAGATTTCTTGGCATGCTCGATTGCAACCTGGGCAATTCCCTCAGCATCGGTAACTGATTGTGGTGTTACAAGGTAGATCACACCGTCCACGTTGGGATCCTCAAGAATGGTTTCAAGGGCAAAGGCGTACCTCTCTGGACTTGCATCTCCAAGTACATCAACAGGGTTTTTAACGCTTGCAGTTTCAGGTAATCCGTCCTTCAATGTTTGTCTGGTTTCACAGGTGAGCTGAGCAAGTTCAAGGCCCTTCCTTATTGCAACGTCCGTTGTCATAATTGCTGGACCACCAGCATTTGTTATTATGGCTATTTTGTTTCCCTTTGGAAGTGGTGAGAGTGCAAGTGCACTACTGTAATCCATGAGTTCGTCAAGGGAGTTCACACGTATGATTCCGCACTGTGAGAATGCTGCTTCGTATGCAGAGTCTGAACCAGCGATGGTACCTGTGTGTGAGGAAACTGCTTCGGATCCCTTGGATGTTCTTCCAGATTTTATAACGAGAACAGGTTTTTTCTTTGAAGCTTTTTTACTGGCTTCTATGAAACCTTGACCATCAACGATACCTTCTAAGTAAGCTGTTATAACGTTGGTGTTCTCATCTTCCATGAAATCCTTCATGCAATCGTTTTCGTTGATAACTGCCTTATTTCCAAGGCTGACGATCCTGGAAAATCCTATATTCTTTTTATCAGCGTAATCCAGTATAGCTGCCATTATGGCTCCTGACTGGGTCATGAATGATATTTTACCTTTATGAGCAATATCAGAAGAGAATGATGCATTCATATTGTTGTAAGTGTTCATTATACCCAAACAGTTAGGACCAACGAGTTTTATGCCGTATTTTTTGGATATCTCCACCAGCTGGTTCTCTAGTTTGGCTCCTTCTTCATCAACTTCCTTAAATCCTGCTGAAATCACTACAATGTTTTTTATTCCAGTTTCTCCACATTCTTCAACTGTTGCTGGAATTATGTGGGATGGTATGGTTATCACTGCAAGGTCTACAGGACCATGTTCCTTTATGGATGTGTAAGCAGGAAGTCCATGTATTTTACCACCTTTTGGGTTGACGGGGACTATTTCTCCCTTGTAATAATTTAAAAGGGACTTCATTATATCGTATCCGATTTTACCCTTTGTCTCCGATGCACCTATTACTGCAACTGATTTTGCATTGAACATATCATGCATGTCTATCACCTCTTATATGGGTTTGTTTAATTTTTTTTTGAGATTGAAATGTAAAACAAGTGTCAATTCCTCATGTTTATTCATTACAGTTACGCATGCGATTACTCTTATTATAACAAAGTTATAGATAAACCTATTGTTTCTTGAAGCTCAAGACAACTTCTTTTTCAGAGGATATACCCCAGAAATTCTATGTATCCAAGTGCTTAACATGGGATAAGTTGTGAAAATTAATATCTGAAGGGAAATACTTGAAAATTTGTAAATCAAAACAAGAACTTTCTTATTAAAAACTCATCCCCCTCCTTTTGAGGTCGGTAGGGGGAGAGTAATGTTCTGGTGTGTCATGATTTACATGACCATCATGGGTTTTTATTTACAACTATATAAAAATATTCCATTATTTATCTATTAAACATTAAACTTCAAAATAAGGCGTATTAAAAATCCTCTCTCTCAAGGAGGCGGTATTATTTGGAGAGAGGTTACTGGTGCCATGCAGTGCATGAACATCATAGATTCTTCTTCATATAATATATAAAATTTTTTTCCAAATTCCATCCACATTCAACCTAAATTTTAAAATAAGAACAATTAAAACTTCCTACTTCTGATTGTTGTGTGGTGAAGGCTTAAAACTTCGACATTTTAGATAATGTAAATTAATTGTATAAAAACCAATTAAAAATTATATAAATCTAATTGAATATTTCATGGACACATAACCTTATAAAGTTGTTACATATTACTTCTATTTATGAAAACATGGATAGTGAGGGCTGTTGATTGGGGAAACATCCAGCGCAGTCCAACCTTTCAAGCAGTCTTCAACTATTTTTTTTCAGGTTCCAAAAATTTACCTACACCTGTTGTTTTTGATAGTGCCGGAACACATGTAAATGATATAATAATGAATTGTACTCCTGTTACGAAGCAACTCGATATTATAGATGCTGCCATGTACTACGATATTATCAAGGGCAAAAACGAATGTCTGGCAGAGGATTTTTTGGATAAGTGGCATGGAACGTGTGAAGAACAAATTCCTGATAAAGAAAAGAGTGGAATAACTCAGTTGTACTCTGAAATAAAAAATGATGTCCATTTGATGCAGATGGGATTCAGAAATGAAGCACTGCTTGATGCAGGTATCCCTGAACAATATTTACCTGGAATGAGAGTTCCATTTCGTCACGATAAAAATTTGAAGCTGATCCTACCAATTGAAGAAAACATAGCCCATGATATTGGGGGTTACTACAAAACTTCTGAAGAGGAACAACCATTAACAAAAATTTACGGACAATTGGTGGGGATAAAACCCCTGAAGGATGAATTGACTGGGGGACTTGAAACTGCAAGAAAACAAGTAAAATACTTCATGAAAACACGTGAAAAAGCAGCTGAAGAATTAATAAAATTAGTGAAGAACTAATATTTAATTATTTTTTTATCTAAATAATCCCTTATAAACAGTTTTCTTTTTAATTTAAATTTATAATATTTATAGGGTGATTGATAATTTTTAATTTAAAAAATTTAGAAAAAAACTGATTTCTTTTATTATTCAAATTATATGAATATCCTTTAATAGGATAGTCACAAGCAATGGGTAAAAGATTCTAAATTCAAGGATAACATTTAACATTCCTCTGCAGTAAAAGGGATTCTATTTAAAAGATTATGAGGCCTCTTATGATAAAGGTAGTTTACGATATCAAAGTTTATAGGGAAGTATTAAGAGATATTATACAAGCAGATGATGTGGTTGTGGAGTTGGGATGCCATGTTGGTAATTCCACACGGATCATCTCAAAGCTCAACAACAATGGAAGAATATTTGCCATTGACAACAGCCCAGAGGCAGTAAAGCCAATGGAATCACTTGAAAAAGAAAATCCAAACCTTGAATTCACCAGGGCAGATGTCAGACTCCATGAAACACTGGAAGCTGTGGCTGAGAAGATCAGGGAAGTTGGAAGGTGTGACCTTTTATCCGTGGATCTTGGAGGAGGATACCATCCCGACACAGTTTTCAAGGTCTTTTTCATATGGTCGTCAACTTTAAAACCCAGAAATACTATAATAAGAAACAGAGGACTTTTAGATTTCATCCATTCATCTTCAACAGATGAGGTGATAAGATCCCATGAGGGATGGCTGGAATCATCTGGGGATGATGGAATCCCACCAAGGTTGAAGGAATTCAAACTCTGGTCTTCAAAGATCAACTAAAATCAACTAAGAATGTTTACAGGAGTGTTTTCATGATAGGTAAAAGAATCAGGATTGAAAGGATACTGAACAGAAAAACAGGAAGATGCGTAATCGTACCAATGGACCACGGAGTATCTGTAGGTCCAATCCCTGGAATCATCGACATGACCGACACCATAAATGAAGTTGCAAGCGGCGGAGCAAACGCAGTTTTAATGCACAAAGGAATGGTAGGATGTGGCCATAGAGGATACGGAAAAGATATAGGTCTTATAATACACCTTTCAGCCAGTACCTCCCTTGGAGTTGACCCTGACAACAAGGTGCT is a genomic window of Methanobacterium congolense containing:
- a CDS encoding class I SAM-dependent methyltransferase, which encodes MIKVVYDIKVYREVLRDIIQADDVVVELGCHVGNSTRIISKLNNNGRIFAIDNSPEAVKPMESLEKENPNLEFTRADVRLHETLEAVAEKIREVGRCDLLSVDLGGGYHPDTVFKVFFIWSSTLKPRNTIIRNRGLLDFIHSSSTDEVIRSHEGWLESSGDDGIPPRLKEFKLWSSKIN